In the genome of Populus trichocarpa isolate Nisqually-1 chromosome 10, P.trichocarpa_v4.1, whole genome shotgun sequence, the window TACAATTacgtagtgattatttttttttctttataaagttGAGGTAAATTTATGATCTCTAATTGCTTCTTACTgcaccattttctttttaagagaaCTGTTGATGTGAAATAATTTCCTTTTAAACCCAAAAGAAAATCTGTTGATGAGAAATAATCATAAAACCAGGATCCTGGgatctcttcttcttgttttttttctttttaatttcttcccaaCATATATTTTCTTGGTCTTTATATTCTAGTTTATGATCTCCATGAGAGATCGATGATACAACAACCAATACTAGAATTGACTCTAGGATGCTTTTATGGATACTATTGTTTCGTCTCTATTGTTGTTCTATAGCGACCCGTTGACTACAACTTGTCAAATGTTATAGCTCTTGTTCTTTTTCTCAACATGATTGTTTGTGATGGATTGTTGTCTTTAGGTTTTAAGTTTACTATAGACCTCTGGACTTGTTTCTTGTCTCAGGTTACCTGCTGCAATCATGAATATCATCTTCAGTGTATTCTTGAATGGTAGGTGTTAATCACCATAACATTTTTTCTAGCAATGGATGTCTTGCGTGAGATTATGATGCAATGGGCCTATGGCTATCATTGATTTTACTTGTTTCTTGTTTAGGTCGCAGAGAAGCAAAGAATGCCCAATTTGCTGGCAGCTTCTTGTCCTGAAAGACCATGCCAGGTATATTATTTGTTATGAGAAGCGATATATGTCTATCTTTCTCTCTATTGTTCAGTTTTATGTTGATCAAAGCAACCTAATTGGTTACTGCTTCTGTTCGTGCACCTTTGTTTCTGATTCCGTTTTTCTAGCCAAGAACTTCTAGCCGCTGTCGAGACTGAGAGGCTCTTAAGGTCAAGGAACTCGACTCCTGCATCCATGATCGTTCCTCACTTGGATGATGATTATGACATAGAACAGGTGATTATTTAGTCAGTttgaaaccctaaccctaaccttTTCATTTCACTGTTTAGTTGCCTCAAAagctcttcttttatttattgggtGCTAATGGAAATTTTTAGGATTCCTATTCAGATGACTCTGATTTCGATGAGCATATCATGCAGCATCTTGCTGCCGCTGCCTCCAGCAGAGCTCATCATGTTCACGAAAGGGAGAGGCAGAGGTCTAACGGACTTGGTCCCTCCCAGGTTATTGCCTTTACCTCTCCTGAACATGTAGCCACTGTTCAGCAAACATGCACTTCACCAGAAGAAGGTCAAACTTTAATTCATGGCTCATCAGTGATCAATTCACCAACTCCTGACACACTATCAGTTAACGTTCAAAATTTGTCATCTGTGACCCCTCCTGACGTGAACCAAGTTTCTACTACTGCTGTCAATAGCCCCTTCAAACCCAGGTATCATTCTGTAACTGCAACTTTTTATGtagactttgttttttatttggcaaGGTGACTAAGTGAACCAGAGGTTGAATGGGTCAGAAAATCTTTGAAGAACTGAAaacaatagagaaaaaaaaacaagaatgacCATTCCGATGCAATTGtccttgttttttactttatggCCAACCTTCATTTTTCTCcttcatcatcttttatttGGTCCTTTCAGAGAATTCTTCTGCAGTGGATTTCTTCTGCATATTTCTTGTTGTCTGTATctagactctctctctctctctctcacacacacacacaaatgcATGCGCGGCTGCACACATTATCTTTCTGTCTcttatgttttcaaatattcACCTTTCAGGATTCTCTTTAGACAGCCACCAACTGATACACCCCAGGAGCAAGGTTCATCGGAGGTGCTATCTCTCTCAGACTCTATTAAATCTAAATGGTTTGCTGCTTCAGCCAGGTAGATAAATGCAACTTGGTCTCTTTGTGACTGATATTTACTTGTTCAATTTCTGCTGCTGAAGTATGTGGATATCTTGCAAAAGGTACAAGGACTCACTTTCAAAAAGTACTAGAGGCATAAAGGAAAAGCTAGTTGCAAGGAATAATTCGGTCAAGGAGCTGAGCAAAGAAGTTCAGAGGGAAATGAGTGCAGGAATTGCTGGTGTTGCACGAATGATTGAGCGCTTGGATCTTACCACAAAACGCACGGGACCCTCCATGTCTGATTCTGGTTTTACTGGGGCAACTTCAAATTTCTCCTGGAAGGGGAAGGGTGTGGAACAGAACATCATTGCTCAGGCTTTGGCCAAAACAAGTGAGGAAATTGATCGTGATACAAGTTTAGGTGCATCCTCACATGCCTCTGGTACTGTCCAAGCCCGAGTGGAAATCTCCCATGTACAGGTTTGGAAACCACTGAAGAATGTTTTAATATATCCTCCATTGCCGAAATAGATTAGCGCTAGTATCTTAAAACTGTAGTGTTGATATTACAAATTTTTCCAagtcattaaaatatatatatgtcgaTTGACATTGACAAAACATGGAGGGTTAACCTGAACTCATTTGTGCTTCCCCCCCTGTTTTACAGAGAGGTCATTAATGCCATGGTGCTCGTGCCTGGCAGCTTGACTGTGTTTTACCTTATCATCTGAGAAGGCATTTGATGCAAGGGACGTGCTGTGAAGAATCCTTATCATCTGAGAAGGCATTTGATGCAAGGGACGTGCTGTGAAGAATCCAAGTGCCTGTTGGTTTGCGTCCTGCATCGAATATTTATGCACTGTAACAGTAACTAAGAATGGATTGCTGTCCCGGGATACTATTTCTTTTTGAAGAGGTTAAGATGAGTAGTATATGGATTCTTCTTAACATTTGCTTTTCAACTGCAAAGAAACTTGATGTTCTACCTTGTCATGCCCACTTCtgcttaaaaatcaaaataacaaagaaacCAGACATTCACGTTCTACTTTGGCTTGTTTCCTTGTGCTTCCTATCACATATATGTACTTTGATAGTTGGATGTGATTGGTGATGGATGTAGCTATTCATTTTGTTCTATTTTATGAAATAGCGGCAGGGTACTTCTTATCAGAAAGTCCTGTTCTGTAGTGAACTGGATCAATTTACACGAACTTGATGCGATAAAAGAATGTCTTCATGCATGCTAAGACCTTTTCCAACGTAGTGAACTAATGAAGTTCCaagtatatattatatatctGCACTGTATATAACGTATGAGGAATCATTTCTGTATTCCTTGTATTGGTATCCTTTGAAATTCAGCCCTGGGGCAGAATTTGGCGGTTCGAAACGAAATGGTGACTCTAATTTACTTTGTTACATGATTGGTTGGTGAATTTACTTTACTGTAATATGAACTTACAATAATCATCCATAGATTGGGTAGCTATTTTTATTACAGTTGAGATGCCATGCCAAACGGGGGATGGAGAGGAAGGAGCAACTTGCTGATGGGCGGAGACGCGCAAATTTCTTACTTGGCGATAACCTGACGTGTATATTTATACAGAACATGCGAGGATAGAGTATACAGAAAGTAGCATGCAATATCTATCACCACCACACGAAACGCCATCCACCgatcatttctttcttcataTCAACAAAACAGAGATCCATCCCTTCGATTTTCCTATGCATATACATTTTGTGCACGCTGGTAGCTATAAGAGAAACGCCACACGGAATATAAGCCCGAGAGAACCCACTGGCTGATCAACCATTGACAATCATTCCACCTGCAGTTTAGAAAACATCCGATATCTGTAAATGTCCATAAATAGTACCTGTGGTTGGAATTTTTCTAGCAAAAAGTACAACCTGAACCCGGTGTTGTCCTGGTCTAATTAGTCTACCCAACATTCtctcctatgttttttttacggGTTTTCGTGAGCCACCCATATAAATTTTTCATACACGCTatacaaacatgttttttttaatgtttttttatctactttttatgcaaaacaagtACCTATGTTTTAGCTAAAAGCTAAGCAGATCATGACTTGACATGACATGACACAACAACCAAGAATCGAATCATCAGCCAAACCAAGTTTTCTactaatgataaaatattttctacatgAAGAAACTTCCAAGGCCTGATGCATAAATGCACACAGGTAAGCAAAGTGTCACGACTGGAACCAAAGAAGATGAGGGCTAGCGCAGAAGAAGAGGGATTTAATTCAAAGCAAGCATAAAACGACAGCGTGGGAAGGAAGCGgtaaagaatttaaaacattagtTAAACGGTTGCGTTTCATGCAGCCCGGATAGtttaaatgaaataatcaaGCCACGTGTAATGGCTAGGGGAAATATAGAATTAAGGGAACAATTTGGTTTATGATAAATACCCAAGGATGTAACAGAAACATTCCAACTTTTGATATAACAGAATTCAGTATCTTTTCCTAAATTCTCTCCCTCTCAATCAGTGTGTAGGGAAAACCCCATGCTGAACGTATGACCTGTTCTTCCTCACTCCTTCAAAACTTCTTCTTCCCTCCCATGGTAGTTTGATCATCCTCTGGAAAATTAACTTGCAgcaaagtggtatcagagcttcaTCTTTGGATCTCCTCAAAATGCCTCCAGAGACCAGGTCCCAAGATGTGAGAAGGTGTGACGGTTCCTTGGAAGCTGCTAACCAAAGAATCGATGGAATAGAAATCAAACTGAACACACAGTCGGATGATCTTGGCCAACTCAAGGCTATGATGAAAGAAATAGCTACTCAGCAGATTGCGATAAAACACACCCTACAAACTCTCACTGGAGAGACTAGCTCCTCCCAAAGGCCCCATGCTCCTCAACCGCCTACAACAAACTGCAGTCAAGGGTGGGTTGGAGAAGGTTCACAAGGGTCTTACAGGTTTCACAAGCCCAAGAGGAATTTTCCAACATTTGAAGGCGAAGATGTGCATAAGTGGTTGTATAAATGCAATCAATATTTCGACCTTGAAGAGATAGCAGAGCCAGACAAATTGAAACTAGCCTCCTACTACTTGGATGGGTTGGCACTGTATTGGCACCAGAACTTCATCAGAAACTTGGAAGGACAGGACACGACTTGGGCAGATTATGTTGAAGCCCTGTGCTGCCGGTTTGGAGGACAAAAGGACCCCTTGGAGGAGTTAACAGAACACAAACAAGCTGGGAATCTTGAAGACTATATCAAGGAGTTTGACATGCTCTGGAATAGAGCTCAGGTATCGGAAAAGCAAGCCTTAGTATTTTTCTTGGGAGGGTTAGAGACTGAGATTAAGAACTTAGTAAAAATGTTTGAACCCAAATCTCTCAAACAAGCATATAACCTAGCTAGGCTCCATGATAACACACTCACGTATAGAAAAAACACTCCCCATTACACTAAACTTCCAGCTCAAACAAATACTTACCAACACAACCAAAGGCCAGCTTACCCCACTCCCTCCAGCAGTTCAACTTCCAACTCCACCTTCACTACGTTTAAATCTCCCCAGCCTGCCTTACTACCTACCCCTAACAGGCCACCATTCAACAACGCAACTGTCAACTCCAACCCCAGACCCTCCAGACCTATTAGAACCAGGGAGATGGATGAGCGTAGAGCCAAGGGATTATGCTTTTGGTGTGATGAAAAATTTGTACCAGGACATAGATGCAAAAACCGAAAGCTATACTCACTATGCATCATcgaagacgaagaagaaaacTCTGAAGAGGAGGAAACCATTGAAACCATGAATGTAGAAGCCCTTATCCCTCATCTATCATTACATGCATTGCAGGGCACCACGGGGTGCCACACCATCAAGGTATGGGGCAAACTAGACAAATGCCCTATATTCATTTTGATTGACTCAGGCAGCACCCACAACTTCCTTAATGCCAACCTCGCCAGTAAACAGAATTGTCTCCTGACACCCATCAAACCTATGCTAGTAGAAGCCGCAAATGGGGGTACCATGTCTTGTACTAAGCTCTGCAAGAACCTGCAGTGGAAAATGCAAGGCGTCCAGTTCCAGGCGGATGTTTTTGTAATGCCTTTACAAAGCTACGATATGGTCCTAGGCATACAGTGGTTGAAGTTACTGGGAAATGTATTAGCCAATTACGAAGACAAATGGATGAATTTTTGGTGGGAAGGAAATGAAGTGACACTAAAGGGGGACAATCCTATACTCACCCAGTCCATTCGACTGGAAGAGTTAAGTGGACTACTTGCACGTAAAACACTGCTGGCAGAGGTGAATATTTGCAGTCTAAGAGTGCTGGAGGTGGAGGGCACAACACTCAGCTATCAGGAAGGGTACCTTCCTGCCCAGCATGCAGAGGAGTTTCCAATTCAGGCACTATTGGATACTTATTCTCATATTTTCAGAGAACCAGTGGAACTACCTCCTGCCAGAGGACATGATCATAGGATACCTCTGAAAGATGAAAACCTGACAGTCAACCTAAGGCCATACAGATACTCagggttgcaaaaggatacctTGGAGAAACTGGTGGCTGAAATGCTAGACGCTGGAATTGTTCAACCAAGCCACAGTCCGTTTGCTTCTCCAGTAGTGCTAGTCAAGAAAAAAGACCATACATGGCGATTTTGTGTGGACTTTCGCGCTCTCAACAAGCTGATTGTAAAAGATAAGTATCCCATCCCtattattgatgaattattagaaGAATTGGAAGGAGCAAccattttctctaaaattgacttaaGGGCAGGCTACCATCAGATTCGAATGGACCCTAAAGATGTGTATAAAACTGCATTTCGCACTCACAATGGCCATTTTGAATTCCTTGTCATGCCCTTTGGGCTCTCTAATGCCCCAGCAACCTTCCAGAGTTTAATGAATGACATCTTTAGGCAACATTTGAGgaagttcattttagttttttttgacGATATATTGATCTATAGCAAGAGCCGGACAGACCACTTGCATCACCTTACTGTTGTGTTTGACATATTATGTGCCAACCAGCTGGTTGCGAAGAAGGAGAAGTGTGTATTTGGCAGCAATCAGATGGAGTATTTGGGCCACATTATCACCAAAGAAGGAGTGGCCACCGACCCTAACAAAGTGGTAGCAATGATGAATTGGCCTATTCCTACTAATATCAAACAACTACGGGGATTTTTGGGGTTGACTGGATACTATAGGAAGTTTGTGAAAGGGTATGGGGAACTCtgaagaccccttactcagctGTTGAAGAAAAGCTCCTTCAACTGGACTAGTTCGGCCACTATGGCCTTCAATCAATTAAAGGCCGCCATGGCTAATCCCCCTGTTCTGGCATTGCCAAACTTCGACAAGACTTTTGTCGTAGAGACAGATGCATCAGGAGTGGGTATGGGAGCAGTTTTGATGCAAGCAGGGCATCCACTTGCTTTTATCAGCAAAGCTCTGGGACCTCGACAACTAAATCTATCAGCATATGAACGGGAGCTCTTGGCCATTGTCTATGCTGTC includes:
- the LOC7459040 gene encoding E3 ubiquitin-protein ligase RHF1A isoform X1 gives rise to the protein MANFSSLTSSFSDTPMVSAAVASSSSSSSSLGAGVDDAFEDDSCSICLDPFTAQDPATVTCCNHEYHLQCILEWSQRSKECPICWQLLVLKDHASQELLAAVETERLLRSRNSTPASMIVPHLDDDYDIEQDSYSDDSDFDEHIMQHLAAAASSRAHHVHERERQRSNGLGPSQVIAFTSPEHVATVQQTCTSPEEGQTLIHGSSVINSPTPDTLSVNVQNLSSVTPPDVNQVSTTAVNSPFKPRILFRQPPTDTPQEQGSSEVLSLSDSIKSKWFAASARYKDSLSKSTRGIKEKLVARNNSVKELSKEVQREMSAGIAGVARMIERLDLTTKRTGPSMSDSGFTGATSNFSWKGKGVEQNIIAQALAKTSEEIDRDTSLGASSHASGTVQARVEISHVQRGH
- the LOC127905864 gene encoding uncharacterized protein LOC127905864, whose product is MPPETRSQDVRRCDGSLEAANQRIDGIEIKLNTQSDDLGQLKAMMKEIATQQIAIKHTLQTLTGETSSSQRPHAPQPPTTNCSQGWVGEGSQGSYRFHKPKRNFPTFEGEDVHKWLYKCNQYFDLEEIAEPDKLKLASYYLDGLALYWHQNFIRNLEGQDTTWADYVEALCCRFGGQKDPLEELTEHKQAGNLEDYIKEFDMLWNRAQVSEKQALVFFLGGLETEIKNLVKMFEPKSLKQAYNLARLHDNTLTYRKNTPHYTKLPAQTNTYQHNQRPAYPTPSSSSTSNSTFTTFKSPQPALLPTPNRPPFNNATVNSNPRPSRPIRTREMDERRAKGLCFWCDEKFVPGHRCKNRKLYSLCIIEDEEENSEEEETIETMNVEALIPHLSLHALQGTTGCHTIKVWGKLDKCPIFILIDSGSTHNFLNANLASKQNCLLTPIKPMLVEAANGGTMSCTKLCKNLQWKMQGVQFQADVFVMPLQSYDMVLGIQWLKLLGNVLANYEDKWMNFWWEGNEVTLKGDNPILTQSIRLEELSGLLARKTLLAEVNICSLRVLEVEGTTLSYQEGYLPAQHAEEFPIQALLDTYSHIFREPVELPPARGHDHRIPLKDENLTVNLRPYRYSGLQKDTLEKLVAEMLDAGIVQPSHSPFASPVVLVKKKDHTWRFCVDFRALNKLIVKDKYPIPIIDELLEELEGATIFSKIDLRAGYHQIRMDPKDVYKTAFRTHNGHFEFLVMPFGLSNAPATFQSLMNDIFRQHLRKFILVFFDDILIYSKSRTDHLHHLTVVFDILCANQLVAKKEKCVFGSNQMEYLGHIITKEGVATDPNKVVAMMNWPIPTNIKQLRGFLGLTGYYRKFVKGYGEL
- the LOC7459040 gene encoding E3 ubiquitin-protein ligase RHF1A isoform X2; translation: MIVCDGLLSLGFKFTIDLWTCFLSQVTCCNHEYHLQCILEWSQRSKECPICWQLLVLKDHASQELLAAVETERLLRSRNSTPASMIVPHLDDDYDIEQDSYSDDSDFDEHIMQHLAAAASSRAHHVHERERQRSNGLGPSQVIAFTSPEHVATVQQTCTSPEEGQTLIHGSSVINSPTPDTLSVNVQNLSSVTPPDVNQVSTTAVNSPFKPRILFRQPPTDTPQEQGSSEVLSLSDSIKSKWFAASARYKDSLSKSTRGIKEKLVARNNSVKELSKEVQREMSAGIAGVARMIERLDLTTKRTGPSMSDSGFTGATSNFSWKGKGVEQNIIAQALAKTSEEIDRDTSLGASSHASGTVQARVEISHVQRGH